The following DNA comes from Enterocloster bolteae.
TAGTAATATCACTGATTGCTGCAGTGGCAATCGCTTATTGGCTGGCCAAGAAAATCGGCAATCCCATCCACATCTGCACGGAAAGGATCCAGAAACTGTCGGAAGGTGACTTAAAGTCACAGGTACCTGTCATACATTCCAAAGACGAAACGGGCAGACTATCCGAAGCCACCCGTCTCATTACTGATTCCATAAGCAATATTATCAATGATATTGACTGGGGGCTGAGCCAGATGGCCGCAGGTAACTTTGCCATCACCAGCCAGTCCCAGGATTTATATGTGGGGGATTTTAAACCACTTTCCGACTCCATGTACAAAATATTAAAGGAGATATCAGCAGTTTTAAGGAACATTGACCAGAGTGCCGAGCAGGTGGCCGGCGGCTCTGAACAGGTGGCGGCAGGAGCCCAGGCACTCTCCCAGGGGGCGACCGAGCAGGCGTCCTCCATAGAGGAATTAGCTGCTACTGTAAACGAGATTTCCAATCATATAGATAAAAATGCCGGCAATGCGAAAACAGCCAGCGAAAAAGCTGCCTCTGTAATGGACCAGGCAAAAGAAAGCAGCCAGCGCATGAAGGAAATGCTGACAGCCATGGATGACATCAATCAAGGGTCCGGTGAAATCAGTAAGATCATAAAGACAATTGAGGATATCGCGTTCCAGACTAATATCCTGGCGCTGAACGCCGCGGTAGAAGCCGCCCGGGCAGGAGAAGCAGGCAAAGGGTTCGCGGTGGTGGCGGATGAGGTACGCAATCTTGCGGGAAAATCCGCCGATGCTTCTAAAAATACATCATCACTGATTGAGGGATCCCTTCATGCGGTGGAACGCGGCACCAAAATCGCCAGTGAGACAGCTCTGGCGCTGGACGAAGTGGTAAATGGCGTTGAGGATGTATCTGCGGCCATCAATGAGATTTCCGCGGCCAGTGCAGACCAGGCGTCCTCCGCCAGACAGGTCACACAGGGCATAGACCAGATTTCCAGCGTTGTCCAGACAAATTCAGCTACAGCACAGGAAAGCGCGGCTGCCAGCGAAGAGTTGTCCGGGCAGGCCCAGATCCTCAAAAATCTGGTTGGGCAGTTTAAATTTGGCAGCACGGAATCCGGGGAGGAGCCCGTGATGCCGGTCCCTGATGAGTCCAATTACATGGTTCAGGGATGTGATGAAACTAAATATTAATATTGCAGGAAAGAGCCGGCTGCTCCTGCCGCCAGGAATTCTCCTTCCCCGCCGTCAATCCAGTCGGATCTTGTTTTTCTCCACATCCAGCCCCTCCGGCATATTGACAATCCGGATCCTTCCGTCGATGGTGACCGGCTCAAGCACTCCGTTTTCACTATGGCTCTCAATATAGGCAATCACCGCGTCAATGATGTTGGGCTGATTTCTGGCCCAGTCCGTTATCTGCTGATACTGCTCGTCATAGGTGTCCGTACTCAGGTCAAATAACCTGCATGCGCTCTCATTTCCAGGGTCAAAGGTCTGGTAGAGGGCAATCCCCTCAGGCAGCTGAGCCGGCTTGTCCGGTGGTAACACCGTAAACGCGTCCCAGCCGTCGCTTCCCCCCAGCTCATAATCCGTGGTCGCCACCGTATACCAGGCGTCAGGGTCTATCGTTTCTCCGTTTGACAGGCGGACATCGCTGATTTCCGCCTGTCCCCCATACGCATTATCCTCCAGCGGTTCGTAGGTAATGGTATAGGTGAAACCGGAGGGAATCACCATGCCGCCGAACACACTGGACTGGTCCGCTCTCACCGCATCGGTCAGGTTATTGGTGGAAAGTATGGATATCAGGTTCGCGCCCTTGCAGCGCACAGTGACCACATGGTTGTTCAGGCCGTAGAGCATGGAGGTGGCCAAATCAGACTCTGTTATCTCCCCTTCCTCAAGCTCCGCTGTCAGAGTTCCTGCATTGATGGCGGCCAGATCTGCGCCCGTGTACCGGCGCAGGGCATCAGCCAGCAGGTTTCCCAGAGCTGATTCATTGGAGCGGGAAAATATACGCACATAATTGTATGTCTTATCTGTCTTCCCGACCACATGGTCCGGGACCTGGTAACGGTTTTTCCCTGTAGTGCGGTATTCTTCCAGCGCCTCCAGCATCCCCTCTGTGCCGCCAATCTTCATGTAGGAGCTGGCGCCTTCCAGACCCGCATAATAGTTCTGTCCGCACAGGTAATGGCGCAGGGCAAAGGTAAACAAATCCGAACCGTAAAACTGGTAAGGATTTTTCACAATGGAGTGTTCTGTAAGGCACTGGTAAAATTCAGGATGGGTATTCTGAAAATAATCATAATTTAATGTGTCATCCCGCCGGTAGTAGGTGGTAGCGCCCACGGGAACCGAAGCACTGTAATATTCCGGCGCAAACTCTGTGGAGGCCACATATTCCAGATACAGGCGGCAGGCCCTGAGGACAGTCTCGTCTGTTATGTTTGCATTGATTCCCAGATACCAGTCCCCGTTGGTGGCCAGCCAGCGATCCTCCCTGGTTCTTCCCATATATGGTATGAATACAAAGTCCTCAGCCTTCACCCATACCTGTTTGCCGTCCTTTTCTATTTTAAAGCTTGGGACCCCGTTCACATCCCTGAGCTTCTCTTCAAAATGAACCGCATAGTCCACATAGCTCACCGAACACATGACTGCGTTTCCCCGAACCACCTCCCGCAGATTCTGTTTGCTGCTCATCAGGAAGTCGCCGTTCTCATACAGCCCCATGCTTTCCAGCTCATCAATTCCCTTAAGGACACGGGCAAATGCCGGATTTTCAAAGGAAACCCCTGCCGGATTATTCCGGTACAGATTCAGCCACTGCACATATTCGCTGTCCGTGTACGCATCCAGAAGAAAGGGCATGGCCACCACTGCTGCTGCGTCATTGTAAAGCATCCCAAAGGCATAGGCCCGTACCCCGGTCTCCTCCCTTCTCTCCTGAATCCGGCGGCAGAGCCCTATAAACTCTTCCTGTGTCCGGGGCATATCATATCCCATATCCGCCAGGAGCTGTCTGTTCACCATCAGCCCTGAGATATACCCGTTTCCAACCGGAAGGGCATATACCTTACCCCCTACCTCCGCATCATTTAAGGCGCTGATCATGTAGTTCTTCAAAAATGGTTCGGAGGTCAAATCCTTCAGATAACCGCTCTGGACATAGGTATAATAATCCTGTGTATAGAGGATTTCCGGGCCGCCTCCGCTGCGCACCGCTGCCAGCTGGGCATTCTCCATCTTTGGCGCTATTTCATATGTGCTCTCAATTTTAACTCCGGGCATCGTGCGATGGATATAGGCTTCCGCCTGCTCCGTATTGATATTCTCACCCATGGTATTGTACACATGCAGCACAACCGGCTCCTCAGCCGGCTGCGCACCGCTCTGTTTCTTATCCTCTGTGGCCCCGGTATCCCAAACGGCCGTGCATCCGGTAGCAGCAGATATCAGCACCAGCACCAGAAACAGCCCTATTACCATCCGTTTCTTCATATTTATTCTCCCTCTTCCCCGGGTATGGTTTTCGTGAATCACGTTTCGCTGCCGTACCGGGTATCCTCCTGTCCATCCCCACAGCTCCAGTCCCACAGCTCCAGCCCCACAGCCCCATCCCCACAGCTCCGGCCGTACCGGCTGCCCCAGCCGTTCAGGGACAGCCCTTTTAGCCCAGCAGGCCCCGCAGCTGTTCCATATTGATGGGCTTTGTCAGTACAGCGCCGAATCCTGCCCGCGCCGCCTCTGACCGCACTTCATCCTCACTGCTGGATGTAAACGCAAAGACAGGAATGGATCCGGCACTCTTTCTTTGGCTGCTGCGGATAGCTGCCGCTGCCTCAAAGCCGTCCATGACCGGCATGCGCAAATCCAGCAGGATGGCGTCATATGTGCCGTCCGGAGCATTGAGATATGCCTCCAGTGCCTGGTGTCCATTTTCCACCGCATCCACCTGCTGGCCGTCGGCCCGTATCAGCTCTGCTGCTATCTCCCGGTTAAGTTCATTGTCCTCCGCCAACAAAAGCCGCAGGCAGCGGCCCTCACGCCGCACCCGGCCAATCTCCTTTGCCAGGACCGCGAAGTCTATGGGCTTTGGAACAAAACCATTCATCCCTGCCTCAAGGGCTTCTCTGCGATCCTCCTCAAAGGCATTGGCTGTCAGGGCTATAATAGGGATGGACGCTGCCCGGGGATGGATGCTCTCCCGTATCCTGCGGGCCGCATCCAGTCCTCCCAGAACCGGCATCTGTAAATCCATGAGAATCACGTCATATGTATCCTCAGGTGCATCCAGAAAACGGGTGCATCCCTCTTCTCCGTTCCGGGCAGTATCCACCGCCGCTCCCATGAGTCCGGAGAGCATTTCCACTGCGATTTCCAGGTTGACCGCATTGTCCTCCACCACCAGCAAACGCACGCCTTTTAACTCCCCTGCCAGTCCGCCGGATATGCTCTCCCCCTGTCCCAGCATTCCGGTAATTTTCCGGTACAGGCTCATCCGGAACAGAGGCAGGCTGATTGTATATTTAAATCCCTTCTGCTTAATCTCCTCAAACAGCTCCTGCTCATCCGGTTTCAGTCCCAGAAGCCAAAGCGTATCCCCGCCTAAATCCCGCTTCAGCTGTTCTCCGGTTAAGGTCCGGTCAAAGCGGAGCATTTTATAGGGAAGAAATGCCATGGAGAAAGGACGGCCTGCCGCCCTCTTTTGGGCCGCCAGGGAAACAGCTGCCTGATAGTCTGTCTCCCAGGCAGCATCCACACCGATTTCCTCCAGCTTTTCCACTGCATCCCTGCACTTTTCCTCACTTCCCGGCTCGCCGATGACCAGCATGGCGCAGCCTGCGGCCAGAGGCACATGGCGGCTGCTTAAACGGATGGAAAGCCCAATGGTAAAGGTGGTGCCCTTTTCCGGCTCGCTCTCCACCCGGATGGTGCCGCCCATCAGATCCACAATGCGCTTGGTAATGGCCATGCCCAGGCCGGTTCCCTGGATTCCCTGTTTATAAGAATTCTGGTCCCGTGAAA
Coding sequences within:
- a CDS encoding methyl-accepting chemotaxis protein; this encodes MKSIKGKILLCMSLTVVICLSILGGAGICLNYSSTNQLLEQTLRETVKIASDKVANELTSYLNVAIDTGTIARLTDPQQSPGNKQLLIDDKVKQYGFQRGNIIGPDGISALDGKDYSDRDYFHKAMAGQANISDPLVSKVNGELSIIVAAPLWKDGRPNTTIAGVVFFVPQSTFLNDIVSQVHISDNSAAYAINSDGYTIADNTTGTIMTQNIEEEAKSDSSLARLAAIHGKIRKGESGFDKYEINGVQKLAAYSPIAGTDGWGMAITAPTSDFMGATLTSIGITCALLVISLIAAVAIAYWLAKKIGNPIHICTERIQKLSEGDLKSQVPVIHSKDETGRLSEATRLITDSISNIINDIDWGLSQMAAGNFAITSQSQDLYVGDFKPLSDSMYKILKEISAVLRNIDQSAEQVAGGSEQVAAGAQALSQGATEQASSIEELAATVNEISNHIDKNAGNAKTASEKAASVMDQAKESSQRMKEMLTAMDDINQGSGEISKIIKTIEDIAFQTNILALNAAVEAARAGEAGKGFAVVADEVRNLAGKSADASKNTSSLIEGSLHAVERGTKIASETALALDEVVNGVEDVSAAINEISAASADQASSARQVTQGIDQISSVVQTNSATAQESAAASEELSGQAQILKNLVGQFKFGSTESGEEPVMPVPDESNYMVQGCDETKY
- a CDS encoding extracellular solute-binding protein, producing the protein MKKRMVIGLFLVLVLISAATGCTAVWDTGATEDKKQSGAQPAEEPVVLHVYNTMGENINTEQAEAYIHRTMPGVKIESTYEIAPKMENAQLAAVRSGGGPEILYTQDYYTYVQSGYLKDLTSEPFLKNYMISALNDAEVGGKVYALPVGNGYISGLMVNRQLLADMGYDMPRTQEEFIGLCRRIQERREETGVRAYAFGMLYNDAAAVVAMPFLLDAYTDSEYVQWLNLYRNNPAGVSFENPAFARVLKGIDELESMGLYENGDFLMSSKQNLREVVRGNAVMCSVSYVDYAVHFEEKLRDVNGVPSFKIEKDGKQVWVKAEDFVFIPYMGRTREDRWLATNGDWYLGINANITDETVLRACRLYLEYVASTEFAPEYYSASVPVGATTYYRRDDTLNYDYFQNTHPEFYQCLTEHSIVKNPYQFYGSDLFTFALRHYLCGQNYYAGLEGASSYMKIGGTEGMLEALEEYRTTGKNRYQVPDHVVGKTDKTYNYVRIFSRSNESALGNLLADALRRYTGADLAAINAGTLTAELEEGEITESDLATSMLYGLNNHVVTVRCKGANLISILSTNNLTDAVRADQSSVFGGMVIPSGFTYTITYEPLEDNAYGGQAEISDVRLSNGETIDPDAWYTVATTDYELGGSDGWDAFTVLPPDKPAQLPEGIALYQTFDPGNESACRLFDLSTDTYDEQYQQITDWARNQPNIIDAVIAYIESHSENGVLEPVTIDGRIRIVNMPEGLDVEKNKIRLD